The following DNA comes from Pseudomonas sp. Tri1.
CGCTCTTTAACAACTGAATCAAGCAATTCGTGTGGGTGCTTGTGGAGTCAGACTGCTAGTCAACAGATTATCAGCATCACAAGTTACTCCGCGAGAAATCAAAGATGTAACCAACGATTGCTGAGCCAAGTTTAGGGTTTTCTCAAAACCCAAAGATGTTTGAACTGAAGAGTTTGATCATGGCTCAGATTGAACGCTGGCGGCAGGCCTAACACATGCAAGTCGAGCGGTAGAGAGGTGCTTGCACCTCTTGAGAGCGGCGGACGGGTGAGTAATGCCTAGGAATCTGCCTGGTAGTGGGGGATAACGCTCGGAAACGGACGCTAATACCGCATACGTCCTACGGGAGAAAGCAGGGGACCTTCGGGCCTTGCGCTATCAGATGAGCCTAGGTCGGATTAGCTAGTTGGTGGGGTAATGGCTCACCAAGGCGACGATCCGTAACTGGTCTGAGAGGATGATCAGTCACACTGGAACTGAGACACGGTCCAGACTCCTACGGGAGGCAGCAGTGGGGAATATTGGACAATGGGCGAAAGCCTGATCCAGCCATGCCGCGTGTGTGAAGAAGGTCTTCGGATTGTAAAGCACTTTAAGTTGGGAGGAAGGGCAGTTACTTAATACGTGATTGTCTTGACGTTACCGACAGAATAAGCACCGGCTAACTCTGTGCCAGCAGCCGCGGTAATACAGAGGGTGCAAGCGTTAATCGGAATTACTGGGCGTAAAGCGCGCGTAGGTGGTTCGTTAAGTTGGATGTGAAATCCCCGGGCTCAACCTGGGAACTGCATTCAAAACTGTCGAGCTAGAGTATGGTAGAGGGTGGTGGAATTTCCTGTGTAGCGGTGAAATGCGTAGATATAGGAAGGAACACCAGTGGCGAAGGCGACCACCTGGACTGATACTGACACTGAGGTGCGAAAGCGTGGGGAGCAAACAGGATTAGATACCCTGGTAGTCCACGCCGTAAACGATGTCAACTAGCCGTTGGGAGCCTTGAGCTCTTAGTGGCGCAGCTAACGCATTAAGTTGACCGCCTGGGGAGTACGGCCGCAAGGTTAAAACTCAAATGAATTGACGGGGGCCCGCACAAGCGGTGGAGCATGTGGTTTAATTCGAAGCAACGCGAAGAACCTTACCAGGCCTTGACATCCAATGAACTTTCCAGAGATGGATTGGTGCCTTCGGGAACATTGAGACAGGTGCTGCATGGCTGTCGTCAGCTCGTGTCGTGAGATGTTGGGTTAAGTCCCGTAACGAGCGCAACCCTTGTCCTTAGTTACCAGCACGTTATGGTGGGCACTCTAAGGAGACTGCCGGTGACAAACCGGAGGAAGGTGGGGATGACGTCAAGTCATCATGGCCCTTACGGCCTGGGCTACACACGTGCTACAATGGTCGGTACAGAGGGTTGCCAAGCCGCGAGGTGGAGCTAATCCCACAAAACCGATCGTAGTCCGGATCGCAGTCTGCAACTCGACTGCGTGAAGTCGGAATCGCTAGTAATCGCGAATCAGAATGTCGCGGTGAATACGTTCCCGGGCCTTGTACACACCGCCCGTCACACCATGGGAGTGGGTTGCACCAGAAGTAGCTAGTCTAACCTTCGGGGGGACGGTTACCACGGTGTGATTCATGACTGGGGTGAAGTCGTAACAAGGTAGCCGTAGGGGAACCTGCGGCTGGATCACCTCCTTAATCGACGACCGCAGCTGCTTCATGAGCTCCCACACGAATTGCTTGATTCATTGAAGAAGACGAAAGAAGCAGCCCGAAATTGGGTCTGTAGCTCAGTTGGTTAGAGCGCACCCCTGATAAGGGTGAGGTCGGCAGTTCGAATCTGCCCAGACCCACCAATTTTGTGTGGGAAACGCCTGTAGAAATACGGGGCCATAGCTCAGCTGGGAGAGCGCCTGCCTTGCACGCAGGAGGTCAGCGGTTCGATCCCGCTTGGCTCCACCACTACTGCTTCGATTGTGTAAAGCTTAGAAATGAGCATTCCATCAAGGTGATGGTGAATGTTGATTTCTAGTCTTTGACTAGTTCGTTCTTTAAAAATTTGGGTATGTGATAGAAAGATAGACTGAACGTTACTTTCACTGGTAACGGATCAGGCTAAGGTAAAATTTGTGAGTTGCTCTTTGAGCATGCATGCGAATTTTCGGCGAATGTCGTCTTCACAGTATAACCAGATTGCTTGGGGTTATATGGTCAAGTGAAGAAGCGCATACGGTGGATGCCTTGGCAGTCAGAGGCGATGAAAGACGTGGTAGCCTGCGAAAAGCTTCGGGGAGTCGGCAAACAGACTTTGATCCGGAGATGTCTGAATGGGGGAACCCAGCCATCATAAGATGGTTATCTTGTACTGAATACATAGGTGCAAGAGGCGAACCAGGGGAACTGAAACATCTAAGTACCCTGAGGAAAAGAAATCAACCGAGATTCCCTTAGTAGTGGCGAGCGAACGGGGACTAGCCCTTAAGCTTCTTTGATTTTAGCGGAACGCTCTGGAAAGTGCGGCCATAGTGGGTGATAGCCCTGTACGCGAAAGGATCTTAGAAGTGAAATCGAGTAGGACGGAGCACGAGAAACTTTGTCTGAATATGGGGGGACCATCCTCCAAGGCTAAATACTACTGACTGACCGATAGTGAACTAGTACCGTGAGGGAAAGGCGAAAAGAACCCCGGAGAGGGGAGTGAAATAGATCCTGAAACCGTATGCGTACAAGCAGTGGGAGCCCACTTTGTTGGGTGACTGCGTACCTTTTGTATAATGGGTCAGCGACTTATTTTCAGTGGCGAGCTTAACCGAATAGGGGAGGCGTAGCGAAAGCGAGTCTTAATAGGGCGTCTAGTCGCTGGGAATAGACCCGAAACCGGGCGATCTATCCATGGGCAGGTTGAAGGTTGGGTAACACTAACTGGAGGACCGAACCGACTACCGTTGAAAAGTTAGCGGATGACCTGTGGATCGGAGTGAAAGGCTAATCAAGCTCGGAGATAGCTGGTTCTCCTCGAAAGCTATTTAGGTAGCGCCTCATGTATCACTGTAGGGGGTAGAGCACTGTTTCGGCTAGGGGGTCATCCCGACTTACCAAACCGATGCAAACTCCGAATACCTACAAGTGCCGAGCATGGGAGACACACGGCGGGTGCTAACGTCCGTCGTGAAAAGGGAAACAACCCAGACCGTCAGCTAAGGTCCCAAAGTTATGGTTAAGTGGGAAACGATGTGGGAAGGCTTAGACAGCTAGGAGGTTGGCTTAGAAGCAGCCACCCTTTAAAGAAAGCGTAATAGCTCACTAGTCGAGTCGGCCTGCGCGGAAGATGTAACGGGGCTCAAACCATACACCGAAGCTACGGGTATCACGCAAGTGATGCGGTAGAGGAGCGTTCTGTAAGCCTGTGAAGGTGAGTTGAGAAGCTTGCTGGAGGTATCAGAAGTGCGAATGCTGACATGAGTAACGACAATGGGTGTGAAAAACACCCACGCCGAAAGACCAAGGTTTCCTGCGCAACGTTAATCGACGCAGGGTTAGTCGGTCCCTAAGGCGAGGCTGAAAAGCGTAGTCGATGGAAAACAGGTTAATATTCCTGTACTTCTGGTTATTGCGATGGAGGGACGGAGAAGGCTAGGCCAGCTTGGCGTTGGTTGTCCAAGTTTAAGGTGGTAGGCTGAGATCTTAGGTAAATCCGGGATCTTAAGGCCGAGAGCTGATGACGAGTTACCCTTTGGGTGACGAAGTGGTTGATGCCATGCTTCCAAGAAAAGCTTCTAAGCTTCAGGTAACCAGGAACCGTACCCCAAACCGACACAGGTGGTTGGGTAGAGAATACCAAGGCGCTTGAGAGAACTCGGGTGAAGGAACTAGGCAAAATGGCACCGTAACTTCGGGAGAAGGTGCGCCGGTGAGGGTGAAGCATTTACTGCGTAAGCCCACGCCGGTCGAAGATACCAGGCCGCTGCGACTGTTTATTAAAAACACAGCACTCTGCAAACACGAAAGTGGACGTATAGGGTGTGACGCCTGCCCGGTGCCGGAAGGTTAATTGATGGGGTTAGCTAACGCGAAGCTCTTGATCGAAGCCCCGGTAAACGGCGGCCGTAACTATAACGGTCCTAAGGTAGCGAAATTCCTTGTCGGGTAAGTTCCGACCTGCACGAATGGCGTAACGATGGCGGCGCTGTCTCCACCCGAGACTCAGTGAAATTGAAATCGCTGTGAAGATGCAGTGTATCCGCGGCTAGACGGAAAGACCCCGTGAACCTTTACTATAGCTTTGCACTGGACTTTGAATTTGCTTGTGTAGGATAGGTGGGAGGCTTTGAAGCGTGGACGCCAGTTCGCGTGGAGCCATCCTTGAAATACCACCCTGGCAACTTTGAGGTTCTAACTCAGGTCCGTTATCCGGATCGAGGACAGTGTATGGTGGGTAGTTTGACTGGGGCGGTCTCCTCCTAAAGAGTAACGGAGGAGTACGAAGGTGCGCTCAGACCGGTCGGAAATCGGTCGTAGAGTATAAAGGCAAAAGCGCGCTTGACTGCGAGACAGACACGTCGAGCAGGTACGAAAGTAGGTCTTAGTGATCCGGTGGTTCTGTATGGAAGGGCCATCGCTCAACGGATAAAAGGTACTCCGGGGATAACAGGCTGATACCGCCCAAGAGTTCATATCGACGGCGGTGTTTGGCACCTCGATGTCGGCTCATCACATCCTGGGGCTGAAGCCGGTCCCAAGGGTATGGCTGTTCGCCATTTAAAGTGGTACGCGAGCTGGGTTTAGAACGTCGTGAGACAGTTCGGTCCCTATCTGCCGTGGACGTTTGAGATTTGAGAGGGGCTGCTCCTAGTACGAGAGGACCGGAGTGGACGAACCTCTGGTGTTCCGGTTGTCACGCCAGTGGCATTGCCGGGTAGCTATGTTCGGGAAAGATAACCGCTGAAAGCATCTAAGCGGGAAACTTGCCTCAAGATGAGATCTCACTGGGACCTTGAGTCCCCTGAAGGGCCGTCGAAGACTACGACGTTGATAGGCAGGGTGTGTAAGCGCTGTGAGGCGTTGAGCTAACCTGTACTAATTGCCCGTGAGGCTTGACCATATAACACCCAAGCAATTTGCTGACCCGAAAGGGCACCAGATTGCGGTGTGTGAAGACGACATGAACCGAAGGTTCGCAGCAAACACACAAACTATCGCATGCCCATTCGCTGGAACGTGACCGCAAGGCACGCGCTGGCTACCGAATTTCTTGACGACCATAGAGCATTGGAACCACCTGATCCCATCCCGAACTCAGCAGTGAAACGATGCATCGCCGATGGTAGTGTGGGGTTTCCCCATGTGAGAGTAGGTCATCGTCAAGATTAAATTCCGAAACCCCTATCTGCTGATGCGGGTAGGGGTTTTGTTTTAAGTAGAAGTTATAGATTTTCACTGGCTCGTTGTCGTTGAACGGGCTGGTCACAGAATTTCTTGACGACCATAGAGCATTGGAACCACCTGATCCCATCCCGAACTCAGCAGTGAAACGATGCATCGCCGATGGTAGTGTGGGGTTTCCCCATGTGAGAGTAGGTCATCGTCAAGATTGAATTCCCAAAACCCCTGTCTGCTGCTGCAGACAGGGGTTTTGTCGTTTTGGGCCGGTAATCGGATCGGCGCCTCTGATTGCTGTCGACGCCCGGCAAACCCCGAGGCCGTTGCTATGCTGTGATAGTCGGGCACTGGCGAAAAGGGCCCGCGACGTCACTGGTCATGGGGATTCCAATAATGAAAAACCCTTATGCTCCCGGCTTCTGGTGCGCTATTGCGGCGTTGACGCTGCTGTCGGCCACTTATTTCTACGGCGTCATGCTCACTCACCAGATCGACAAGGCGCTGCTGTTCCTGGATAGCGCGGCTGCGTTGATCGGCGTGATCTCTATCGCAATCGTGGCTTGGGCTTCGCTTCAGGGCCAACGCATCAAGAAAAAACACCTTGAGCAAGGCAAGACACTGGTGCTGATCTGGGACACCAAGGTGGCGCTGCGGCGTGTCGAAACGGTGTTTGATCGTTATTTCTGGGGCAGTTACTGGCAGCCTGGTCGCACGTTCCAGGAAGTCATGGGGGAGCTCACCGGTACGCCGTTGGAAAAAAGCCTAGAAGCCCTCAAGGCCCAATGCGCTGCCTTGGACAAGCAAGTTACCCAGGACGGTTGGCATTGGCTCAATAACGCCCGTGAGCTGTGCGACGTCGCTAACGCCATGGCTCGAGAACGCTACCAACTGGACTTCTGCGATTCGCGGGCAGAGTCATCAGGCGCGGCGGTGATCAACCGCGATTTTGAAGTGCTGGTGTACACCTGGACGGCACGGTTGAAGACTTTCGACCATCAACTCGATGAGATTGAAGTCCAATATTCGTAGACCACCTCGCAAGAATATTCTTTTCCCCCTTTAAACATTGGGCCCGCTGGGGTGCCTGATGGTAATCTCCCTCCACTTTACGGCGTCGAGCCACACCCCTTACGGGTCAGGGAAGACGACTTTCTTCAACTATGGATATCGATCAGGTCACACATGAATAAATCAGCAAGCGTACTTCTTGGAATCGTTGTGGTTATCGGGGCTGTCAGTGCAGGTGGCGCCTGGTACACCGGTACGAAGCTTGAAGGAGTGCTGCAAACCGCTATTGCCGATAGTAATAAACAAATGCAAACGGCTTTGGCCGGGTCCAATAGCACCTCTTCGATCGAGTTGGTTTCCCTCGACCGTGGGACGTTCAGCAGCACCGCCCACTATCGTCTCAAGGGCGAAGGCGAGATATTTGGCGCAGAGCCGATCGAGCTGCTCTTCGTCGACAAGATCGAACACGGCCCCCTGCCATTCTCGCGTCTGGTGACGCTCAAGTGGCTGCCGGTCATGGCGACCAGCCACAGCGAGCTTGAGCGTAATCCATTGACTGAAAAGTGGTTCGCCGCCGCCAAGGACCAGTCACCGCTCAAAGGTGTGCTCAACCTGGGCTATGACAAGTCCATCAATGGCAGCTACGAGTTGCTGCCATTGGATACCAAGCTGGATGAGCAATCGCAGCTCACCTTCTCCGGTCTGAAGATCGATTTGGCCGCCAGCGCCCAGGCACAGAAGATCAAGGCCGACGGTTACATGGATAGCTTCAAGCTGACCACCGTCGCAGAGGACCAGACTCCAGTGCAGGTCGAGGTGAACGGTCTTACGTTGGCCAGTAACCTGAGCAAAAGCTCCTACGGCTACTACATGGGTGATAACACCCTGCTGCTGAGCAGCGTCAGGAGCACTTTTGGTGAGCCGAAATCGGTGTTTGGCCTGAAGAACTTCGAGATGAAGAACAACAGCACCGAGAGCGGGACCAGTGCATCGGGGCGTGCGGATTACAAGATCGGAGAATTGTCGTTCAACGATAAGACCATCGGCTCGGCACAAATGGCGGTCAGCCTGAAGAACCTGGACATTCCCGCCACGATGTCGCTGATGCAGGTCTATCAGACCAAATTGCAGCCCTACGAAAAAGCTGCTGCCGAGGCCGCTGCAGCTGGCGAACCGGCTCCAGAGTTGAACCTGACCGAGGCTGAAGAAGCGCAGGTCAAAGCCGATCTGGAAAAACTCCTGGCTGGCGGCCCACAAGTGGCGCTGGAAAACCTGTCGTTCAATACCGCCAACGGGGAAAGCCGTGCGAGCCTGGTCGTCGATCTGGCCAAGCCGCAATCGATGGACCTGCCACCCGATGAGTTGGGCCGTCAGTTGCTCGCGCTGTTGGAATTCAACCTGAAAGTATCCAAGCCGATGCTGGTGGATCTGATGACCGTGCAGGCGCAGATGGAAGGTCAAACTGACGCCAAACTGATCGCCGACCAAGCCACCGCCACCAGCGATATGTTCAGCGCCATGGCCGTCGGTACAGAACTGGCGACGCTTGAAGGCAGTGATGTGGTCACTAAGCTGCACTACGCCAACAATCAGGTCGATTTCAACGGCAAGAAAATGACCGTTGAGCAATTCACCGCCTTCGTCATGAGTAAGCTGGGCGGCGGCGTCGCCATCCAGTAACCGCTCAAGTACCAGCTGAAGCCCGACCCGTGCATTGCGCACGGGCCGGGCTTTTTTTTGCCTATCGACAATCCACCACCGAAATATTCATCGATTCTGAAGAATTGTGGCGTTCTGAAAAATGACCCGTTCGGGAGTGCAAAACTAGGCCCATTAGAGCTTGGCTGGATTCCTTTGATCCGGCTTCCTGTTTGATGGGCAAGGGGGCACTGCGACCCGGCTGGCCATGTAAGGATGCTGACGAATGCCGCGTACTGTGGGTCCTTTTATTCAACGTGGTTTGCGCCCGTTGTTTCGCGTCGCACTGTGCAGCCAATTGTGCTGGCCGATGTTGGCGTTTGCCGACACTGCCTATGACCAAATGGTGCTCGACGCTCGTGCCGGCCATTACACGCCCGCTTTGACCGCCTTGCGCCAAGTGCCGGCCAGTCAGGCCAGTGCCGCGCAGATCAGCGACCATCTGCAGATCGCCAGTTGGGCCGGTTTCGACGCCGAGGTGGTGCAGGTCTATGAAAGCCAGGGCCGCTATCGTGACTTGCCGGTTCAGGCGCTGACCGCAACGGCTCGCGCTTATCGCAACCTCAAGCGCTGGGATGCGGCTGCCGAGCTGTATCGCCAGGCGTTGGCAATCGACCCGCGCAACCCCGACCTGCAACTCGGCCTGGCCTTGACCCAAGCCGATGCCGGCAAGCCCGACGAAGCGGTCAGCCGTGCCAGGGCCTTGGTCGCTGCCAAACCTGAAGATCCAATGCGCCGACTGGCCCTGGGCTATGCCCTGACCCGTGCGAACAATCCCCATGAAGCACTGTTCGAGTACGACCAAGCCTTTACCCGCGCCGGCAACAAGCCGGAGGTCGCCCGGGAATACATCAACGCCCTGCAACGCGCTCAACTGCCGGAGCCGGCCCTGCGCCTGGCCCGTCTACAGCCAGGTCTGATCGACCGTGGCATGCAACGGCGGCTCGAAGGTGATGTGGCGGCCGAACGGGTACGCCTGACGGATATGGCGAGTCGCAGCGAAACGGAACGCTTCATCATTGCAGACCGCGCCTTGGCCGATTACGACAAACTACTGGCGACCTGGAGCCCGGTGGCCGAGGCCCATGACGACGTGCTCCGTTGGCGCATCGATCGCTTGGGTGCCCTCAACGCTCGCGCCCGTCGGGCTGAAGTGATAGCCGAATACCAAAAGCTGATCGCCGAGGGCGTGAGCATTCCGACTTATGCCCTGCGCTGGGTGGCTTCTTCCTATCTGGAGCAGCGCGAGCCGGAGATCGCCGTCGATCTGTACCGCCGGGTATTGAGCGCGCCTGATGCCGACCCTGCGGACCGTTTCGAGGACAGTACCGCGCTCTATTACGCGCTGCTGGAAAGTGAAAAGTCCGAAGACGCCCGTATGCTGGCCGAGGACTTGGCGAAATCCGAGCCTTCGCGTGTCGAGCTCAAGGGCTTGCCGATCGGCAACCCCAATGACGACTGGATGGACGCTCAGCAACTGGCCGCCCAGGCCGGCACATACGGCGCCGACCTGCCCTCTGCCGAAGCGCGTCTGGAAACCCTGGTCAATCAAGGCCCCGGTAACATCGGCCTGCGCTTGGCCCAGGCCGATCTGTACCAGGCCCGTGA
Coding sequences within:
- a CDS encoding NADH:ubiquinone oxidoreductase subunit N produces the protein MKNPYAPGFWCAIAALTLLSATYFYGVMLTHQIDKALLFLDSAAALIGVISIAIVAWASLQGQRIKKKHLEQGKTLVLIWDTKVALRRVETVFDRYFWGSYWQPGRTFQEVMGELTGTPLEKSLEALKAQCAALDKQVTQDGWHWLNNARELCDVANAMARERYQLDFCDSRAESSGAAVINRDFEVLVYTWTARLKTFDHQLDEIEVQYS
- a CDS encoding YdgA family protein, translated to MNKSASVLLGIVVVIGAVSAGGAWYTGTKLEGVLQTAIADSNKQMQTALAGSNSTSSIELVSLDRGTFSSTAHYRLKGEGEIFGAEPIELLFVDKIEHGPLPFSRLVTLKWLPVMATSHSELERNPLTEKWFAAAKDQSPLKGVLNLGYDKSINGSYELLPLDTKLDEQSQLTFSGLKIDLAASAQAQKIKADGYMDSFKLTTVAEDQTPVQVEVNGLTLASNLSKSSYGYYMGDNTLLLSSVRSTFGEPKSVFGLKNFEMKNNSTESGTSASGRADYKIGELSFNDKTIGSAQMAVSLKNLDIPATMSLMQVYQTKLQPYEKAAAEAAAAGEPAPELNLTEAEEAQVKADLEKLLAGGPQVALENLSFNTANGESRASLVVDLAKPQSMDLPPDELGRQLLALLEFNLKVSKPMLVDLMTVQAQMEGQTDAKLIADQATATSDMFSAMAVGTELATLEGSDVVTKLHYANNQVDFNGKKMTVEQFTAFVMSKLGGGVAIQ
- the pgaA gene encoding poly-beta-1,6 N-acetyl-D-glucosamine export porin PgaA — protein: MPRTVGPFIQRGLRPLFRVALCSQLCWPMLAFADTAYDQMVLDARAGHYTPALTALRQVPASQASAAQISDHLQIASWAGFDAEVVQVYESQGRYRDLPVQALTATARAYRNLKRWDAAAELYRQALAIDPRNPDLQLGLALTQADAGKPDEAVSRARALVAAKPEDPMRRLALGYALTRANNPHEALFEYDQAFTRAGNKPEVAREYINALQRAQLPEPALRLARLQPGLIDRGMQRRLEGDVAAERVRLTDMASRSETERFIIADRALADYDKLLATWSPVAEAHDDVLRWRIDRLGALNARARRAEVIAEYQKLIAEGVSIPTYALRWVASSYLEQREPEIAVDLYRRVLSAPDADPADRFEDSTALYYALLESEKSEDARMLAEDLAKSEPSRVELKGLPIGNPNDDWMDAQQLAAQAGTYGADLPSAEARLETLVNQGPGNIGLRLAQADLYQARDWPRRSESLLKEVETTTPRDRGLEVAQARAAMDLQEWRQMDALVDDVVARYPENAHVKRLQRQREVHDMAELRIEAYTGKSYGGGSGDAGAVTGSRDFGIETLLYSPPIDEDWRLFGGAGYATGDFEEGTGHHRWQRLGVERRTRDMTLEAEVSNHSYGSGDKQGARLAVARDINDHWQYGGSLDYLSAETPLRALNSGIRANGGSGFVRWRANESREWRLAVSPSHFSDGNNRLETVLTGREGLYSAPRLQVEMGLEVAASRNSGSNEVPYFNPKADFTFMPTVSANHVLYRRYETTWSQQFQVGAGTYSQRDHSTGAMGLLGYGQRFIWNDVLEAGAALSWLNRPYDGDRESDLRLLVDLTYRF